TGATGCAGTTCAACATGAACAAATCAAGCGTCCAAAGAGTATGAAAAACTAACTAATCAATGGGGAGCATAATCCTGGgagcgttgcttcactcactcctGCTTTCTCCATTCCCGAAGGTCACACTGAGCAATAGCTTCCACGCAGCTACCTTGTCCGTGTCTAGTCTCCtggcaggatcgatcgacttgccccagttatgagttacgtgggcgtccttGATGTCACTTGAGGTTGTCTCTATGAAACAGCCCTATGGGTAGGATCGACGTTCGGGtggcgcgccacgtgcccataaAGCCAGAGTTGGCGTTCATGGACTAAGCTGGTAATAGACCTCGACTCAGTTCTGCGGAGTAGTCGCTGGCTCGACACGAAGTCACTCAAGCGATACCTCATGATTCTGGGAAGGACTCGGTACAAAGGCATTGATatcgcctctccaagtcactattcggTGTCCATGGGCAGTATGTGGGTTGTTGAGtagtcgaaactcacgtcggcgtttCACAAGGACGCGAAGTGCTAGAGATCCGTCATTTGTTGACTTGCCGGGCGTGAACCCGGATTGCTtaggtctctgaaactttagcagatgagatcAATTTTTCATCAGCAGCAGATGAGAGAGCACTTTGCCAGGCACATTGAGGAATGCAAACCACGATAATTGTTAGAGTCCTGTCCGGTCTCCTCTCCTGCTTCAGATAGGGACACCAAGTCCTTTTCCAATGAAGAGGAAAGGCACCGGACTGCCAGACGGTAGACAGCACCACGCAACCCACGGATTATGGCTTCACCCCCCCGGCCTTCAGCATCTCCGCACTGATACAAACCCCAGCTGGCTTTCCATCCTTCAACTTCCCATAGCCTCTCACCTCAGCAAGACAGGGATGAGCTTCGGCTGTTGGTGGATGAGCAGCCGCCATCTGCAACCCAGTCAGAGGGGGCTCTGTCGTACTGCCTCACAGTTCTCGGCCAAACGAGTCCGGTACCCATCCGCATCTGATACTAGCCTGAGATATGGTTAGAGCGGACCTCTTCAGAGCTCGAAGGCAGGTCTAAAAGTGGTTTGCATTTAGACAACCCTAGACTTCCTCATCGAGACCTCGACATACCTCTCCGTATCCCTTCTCAGCGATTCTAGTCCTCCGTGACAGATTCCTGTATCGCCCGAGTCTCCAACCAGCCTGGCAGCACGACTCTCCTCTATATTCTCCAGCGTCTTCCGCGAGGATCCTCCTCCTACATAGTAGATCTTGGACGCTTTCAGACCCAGCCCATTAGTTTTTCCTTCCATTAGTTCCCATTAGCCTCCGGAGTTCAGGTGATAGTGAAGTAGTCGGCGATCCTCCGAGAGGCTCAGGATGTTCAAGGCACTCACACGGAGAGATCGCGGAGGTTGGCCTCGACCTGGCTCGACGAGCTTGTGACTCGTTTGCACCACTCTGGCGGTTCCCGGAAAACGGGTAAGTGAGATTGATGGGGCAGGGCTGCTCTCCTCTCCGTCCCAGACCTATCAAAGTGATGTATGCCGTAAAATACTTATAGAATTTATCTCTCCACGCCCTCACACCCACCACGAGGCCTACAGTCTCCGTAGTGGAGGTGATGTTTTCGACAATATAAGGCCCAACAGTCCCAAGGATAACAGAAATACATATATGCAAACACCAACCAACACAATGGTAGATGCCTGGCTCGGGTCACGCAGACTAGCTGATTGACCTCTCTGAGCCAGGAGAGACCTCCGCCATGGCCGGAATATGGGAACAAAGAGGTGTGTTGCTAGCTGCAACACACGACTCCGGCATCGCTCAACCTCAGAATCCGTCCTCAGCCTTACAGGGACGCCAACACACAAAGCAAACAAGTGGGAGGGCTAAAGTTACAAGGCGCACTAACCCGTCCTCAGGGTTTGGCACGTCCAATGGAAAGAAGGATCAATcagaaagaggaaagtgggaTACAGATCAGGTTGGTTGAGTGCGCTGCGTTACTCATCCACTGCCCCTACCACGAAATAATTACCCAAAAAAGCTTCCAATCGGTCATTCCAACTGCAAAGGGTATTTGAATGTAGATCTTGGTTGTTACCTCGAGTTTTATATTTAACTTTTGTAGAAACATCAATAACTGGAGCAAAGAAGTTATTTTGAAATTGTATCagacagtgttttttttttttttttttacattgcagcctattgcgccggtgagGCTTCTTCCGAGAATGGATCCTGAGTGGTCGGTCCGAGCTTCTTTCGAGTAggtctgatggtcagcccagccgttctggcgcaggcgagtgtttataattgGCGCCACATCTTgcgattggctcatgctgccctccggagctcatctttgagtccctagaatctagagtccggttgatgggtggtcttctggacccagcatgtgggtggtttaagccactcggcggcggctgaaaaatcccagcttattTGGCACCGGgcaggattgaactcgcgtcactCTGAACACAGGCCGTGCTACTGACGACTACCGCCTCCCCCACCATCTTGGGAATGTTGTCTCTAGTTTCTCGAATCGGTACAGAAAGAACGACCAGAATGATCTGAAATGCACTTCGAAACTTACAGTCTACGTCTTTCCTAAGAATGTAAGTTGAGCTTCTTCAACAACTTGCATTCTTCAGAAAGACGTAGAAGTGTAGACAGCCGTGTATCAAAATAATGGTCCCGTAGGAATTTCATGTCCAACTTGAGATAGTGTGTGGTATCGCTTCCTTACGGTCTGAGGTAATGGAAAATGATGGGTGACAACTTTTCCGACACCCGTATCCATGGTAGCCAAATCAAAATCCAATATGGCCGCCGTCACTCATGACATATACAAACGTCACATCTTTGGAAATAATCGTCCGATTCGAATGACGTTTGTGTTTACTATAGGATGTTACAACATTTCTGATTGATTGGAATATGTTTCATTGCGATCGGGTGTTGGGATCATGTCGAAAATTGGATTTGATATAGGAAATAACTTTAAAGTGAAAACTTTAACTCATATTATTGTATGAATATGTATCAGTATGCTCTTTTTGTCTTTCAGGTTTGACATCCTAAGGATCTGCATGGTGCATGAAGTAGAGTTATTATAGTTGACCTGACTCAGTATTTGTATGGTGCAAGAAGTATTAGATGGAAGGTGACCCGGctccaatcatcatcatcataaacaaaGCATGTCTACATATGTTGAAACACCACTTGTCTGCATTGTGTGTAAGAGTGATTCTATAGCGGCGATACATATCAGCACCCTTTGCATGCATATAAAACAACAATATCTAGAAGGAGACTGACAGCTATATAAAAAGACACTACAGCTATCCAGTCGAGCATGAAGAAAACTTTCACAACTTACTAACATCATCACGCTAGTCGAAATTACCTATTCAACAGTGACTACACAGCCTCTTGAAGCTAGCGCCTGTAAGCATGATGCAGTGGTTGCTATTATTCATACCGATGTAATAAGCATTCACTTGGGGTTGTCACTGCAATACTCTCCTCAGTGTAATTCTTTTGATTTTACAGCAAAGGCATGGCAACTCTGGGGCCAAGaaacagataagagaaaggaaaaaaaaacgcagACCACCACTGCTCACTGGAAACTTAGGACAGCAGGATATTCCAAAGAGAGGATCATAGCCTATTTTCGATTACAGAGTATCCTGACACTCATCCCTAGAAAACCTAGCAAAGTTATAGCAAAAAAGGAAGGACAGGCGAGAAGAAAAGGCAGTTCAGATTTTACCAGTGAACagacaagagaagggaatgaagatactggataactcttgcattgaattgccaacaacaacaacaacaacatagaggtgaactagagtagaaagtctcGTGTGCACCGAGGTCGCAGGTGGTGTCGAAACATTTAGTAAAGTAATATCAGAAGAGTATATGGTTAGCTTTAAATTATCGAGACAAGATAGAAAGGCAAAGCAGTATCGTGGAGAATTAAAGAGGTTGAAGAcaatcagcaggaggaggaggggaagcagatgAAGCCAATGCCTTGACTCCACTGTCCAAAAAATCTGACTATGGTGGAGTCCCCTTGCTGTACACGGGCGGAGGAGGGCAGTTGGCAATCATATACTTAGCATCTGAGatgaaacaaataaaattaaTGGAACTCTAGTATAGAGAACAAATTAAGACGACACAAAatacctaacctcgaggaagctaatttaatTAGCAGTGAATGTGGCATTTAACTTTGTATTTGTGCCTATATCTCTCATACTCTCATTGCGTAGGGGCCTCTGATCAGTGGGGGCCTTGGGATATGTATAAAATCAGGCACTGTCGAGATGAATTGTTTTTAATATTCCTCTGTGAAAAAAGTTTTGTAAACAATAAATCAAACAATTCACTAAAAGATAATGAGATTATACATTGCAGGTTATTTACTTTACATTGCTTAGGCCAGGGTATAACTTGAGGGGGTGAACACATACGACAAAAATGTGAACaaaagaggtgggggaggggggctcAGAAGGAACCAGCACTGTAAAAGCGTTCGAAATGTGTGAAATAACAGTAAAAAGTTTCAACGAAACGATTAATATGATAACCTAATAATTATTTTGAGGGCAAGCATAAGCTCTTAACCTGAATCTGCACTAGGATCACAAAGAAGGCTGAAAAGTTGTTAAATGCTTTAGAAATGTCCTGTTCAGAAAACATTTTTTACTAGAGGCCAGAAGACTCAAGAGCAGCatttcccaacctgggggaaatTTCCCCAAGGGGGGAAATTTCCAGGATTCCAGGGAGGAAATTTAACGTGAGGGAAACCTAAATTACTAGCAATTAGTCGACTGAAAAAAAATCTGGTAGAATGCGGAAGTAATTTTGTGTTTGGtttctgtttgtttattatgttgttgtgttattaagaaggaaaatatcgTGCTTtggctatttttttccttgtccacACGAAGGGGGTAATGCGTATGGTTGAACTGGTTGAAGGGGGAAACGAATGGAAAAAGGTTGGGAAACACTGCTCTTCAGGAATTAGTGTTATGAAGATTTTTGTTTACATTGATGAAGGAGCTTTGGTGAAGCCAATGAATGTATTTAACTTATTCCGGgcggaaacagaaaaaaagtgtagTTATCAGAAGTGCATGTGAAGGCTCAGGATTGCCAGATGAATGGCTCAGCGGGCAGGTTAGATAACTGAAATAGCTTTCCAGGTGTGTCAAGGTATCAGGAGGGGCCCACCAGATTAAGCAAAAACACCGGTTGTGGCTCAGCAAACGTTCTTGGCATCATAAAGTGTCCGAGGGCTTGTCAGTCGTGGCGGCTCCTTTAGGCAGGCTGGATCATCATGGTGGTGTGCCGCAGCGAGTAGTGGTAGCCCCGCCACGGCCTCCAGTCGATGCCGTCGGCGAAAGGAGGTGTGGTTGCCTACATACTGGTAGCCGTTCAGGTTCGATACATGGCAAGTCATTGTACCACCAGGCGCCACAGAAACCTGAAAACGTGATCATTTTCCCATTACATATATTCATTTACCGATTTTTACAGAGGCTGAGAGGCATTAAAAAAAATCTATGCTagagagaaaagacgagaaaaaagtcGGCTTAAATATATACTAGTATCTTTATCTCGTTTCTCCATatgagcaagatggcgccactatagacactcgcctgcgccagaacgctTGAAAATCCAATTGAAGGACTTTTTTTACTCCCGGGAATAGGGGATACTGCTTATGAAAGCGCGTCGTTTTCTCCGGCGGCGGCTGCGGCGACGCCAAAAGCCGCCGCAATCGCAAATAGTTTTGGTGAGGTTTAGGtcgggggagcatatttaaagtACTCCAACCAAACTTAGCACTTACTAACGggggctggagccgaccatcaggaaccCTCCCAGAGGTAAAGTGACCATTTCATGAGGAGGCATTTCGACCATCATCGATCCACCAGTCGAAAAGTACTCAGCGCAAGCGAGGCGCTaatcgtaaaatatatatatatatatttcaggagTAAAAAGTCCTTCAATTGATTTCTCAAAGTTACTTCTAAGGACTGttgaaggtatatatatatatatatatatatatatactgatatATCATAGCATATATATGATATACTGGCACGACCTAAACGACCCTAACGAAAGTCGCTATAtatactcatatatatatatcgtatatatatataggtcGTATTTATCTGGTCTCAATAAATATATCTAATACAGCCATTGCTGCCCGTGCAGCCAAGCCCTCACAGACGTTGGGCTGATTTGGTTCCCTCAAACATTGGAAATGCATGAAGCCCTCCAGACTTCCAGTGAAAACATTGTAAAAAAGATGTGCACTTATTTGCATGGTCTGTAATTCCTCCATATACActgctcttctctctcttgtatttcacACTTACCAGCTGATCAAGCGCCAAAAGCAGATTAACAACCACTTTTGTTGGTGTCTGTTAAGGCTCCCCACAACCGGAAAACAACCCTTCCTCAGCcttcctatcaccaccaccacacaactgaTCTGCCTTGTCAAACTGTACATAGATTTTGCCCCAGTGCATTTGCCCTTACCCTTTATTCCATCGTCGATTCTGCACTCTTACAAAAACTCATGCCTTGAAGGACATTTAGAAAATAACAGCCATAATACCCTTATTCCTAAACCTTCCAGCCCTCAGAACCTTAGTGATCTCAGACCAGCAGCATCAATCTTGATCCCAGCCTTATATGGACTTATTCTAACACAGGTAACTCCAATAATACAAAAATGGTGCACTATGATGAAAGACCCTTCATCCTTCAATGTTTGACCACTTTTAGACTTTATAAAGAACACCGAAAATACACAAAACCTTCCTTGCCATAGTAGACTCAGAGCGTCGGCCTTGTGTTGTTGTCAAGTCTATTAGTAAGACTCAATTAGTCTGGTTGCGTGGCTGATCGACCTCCGACGATAGTGACGACAGGCTGTTTACTACTAAGGTTTTGTCTCAACTAACAGCTGCAGTGCGAGCCCTCGACACGTTGTTTGGGCTATTATGCATCAAAATGCTCATGAACTATTCCCTGAATTGATGTCCAGCTGAGGCAATTGACGACAGCGTCATACATTCTCATCGACACAAAGGCCTCAGAGTATACTCACTGCAAGCCACCTCAACAGGCTTCGGTCGGGGACGGAACATAGTAAAATCAGTTGACAGCAACACCGAGATGATGTGCGTCTGTACTCCATGGTAAGAGTGCCCCAGCCACGCCATCAATTGTCCCACCCTCCAGCATGGCCATCATTCTGAACTCACCAAAGCAGCTCCAGGGAAGATCCAGGACATCGCATGCAAGGTTACTTCCAAGCCTCTGCTCATAATAACATGAAGGTGTCTGACCAATTCTTAGCGGAATAGGCTCTGGGCAGAAACTTCACGCTCTAAAAGAGTTCGATCAGAGGTTGCCGCAGCCACCGTTAATTCGTAACTTGGGAGGCATTCCCTCATTCGCCAAGACACGGCGAGGCAGCACAGTGACTGCCGTCAGCACCTCAGAACTCCTTCGAATATGAATATAAAATGCCGATTAAGAGTTACCTTAAGCTTAGAGATAATTTACTTTGAGTAGTTATGAGCATCATGAGCTAACATTTTATGAACAATTTAATCTCAACATGTCTTAAAACTTGTTTATTTGTTATAAATTGACTACTGTCTAGAGAAAAGTACTTTGTTGTTGGTATTATTTCATTGctgctttttattatcattattattatcattattattattattattattattattattattattattattattattattattagtttattattattattattattattattattaatattattattattattattattattattattattattattattattattatggttataatattattattattattattattattattattattattattattattattattattattattattattattattactactactaatactactactactactactactactactactactactactactactactactactactactactactactactactactactactactactataactactaatggccaccattactactactattactactattactactacaactattactactattactattactactattactacttattactactactactaaacattattattaccattatcactaCTCACTTCGAGCTGGTCTGGCACTTACTTTTGGGCGCAGCCTGTCTCGTAGGAGCCATTGTCAGAGTCATGGGTTGAATTTGAACCCAAGGTTGCCTTCAGGTTGTCTCTGGTGTCACTGCTGTACCTGTCAACGCAAACACAATGGTCGACAAGTAGTGTTGTTGGCAAGATAGCTCATGTAGTAAAGTCACAGAAATGGTTGATTGTGCAATAACATGTTCTTTTTTGGCAGACTTGAAAAATTCCTAAATAGTATTTTTATAATAAGATTTATCAAGATTCAACTTATTTATCACAGTACTCTCTACAGATATCTTCTTCGAATTTATAATTAATAAAATGTCAAGtgcataggaaaaaataaattactaCTGGCACAAAAAATTACTAAAGTGCTCATTAcattcttcatatatatatatatatatatatatatatatatatatatatatatatatatatatatatatatatatatatatatatatatatatatatatatatatatatatatatatatatatataaacatgacAGGATGTATTCTCATTGGGCCTCTCACCTCCCCATTGGAGAGACGATACTTTGTTCCCTGGGTCCGCGACTTAAAGCAGGTTGCATTTGGTATACCGATGACCTCTCCCAGTTCATAAGATCGATCCGTAGTTCCTGTAGGTCTGTGGAGGTCAGAGCGTGCAGATGGTCAAGCTTCCAGCCAAAAACTCTGGTATTAATATTGTCAAATCCCAGTTGATATTCACCCAGGTGCGGGTGTAGAAGTCTTCGACGGTAGAATTTGTGCGTCTCTGTACCACCGTCCACCTGCCGCCGTCCGTGGTCTGGTCGCAGTAATAATATTGAGGTTGGGCGATCTGGCTGTCCGGTGGTGCAGATCACGCGCTCGCTGCCTGTCCATCCTCGGCCTCCAGGACGTCCCTGCAGTGTCGCGGCTGATTCTGCCTTTGTCGACGGGCTTGAGCCACCTCCCGCACCGAGTCTCATCTCCCGCAGCATAGAGGAAATTTTTGTAAGGACAGCCtgcccactgtgtgtgtgtgtgagtgtgtttatatatatatatatatatatatatatatatatatatatgtatatatatatatatataaatatatatatatacatataataataaaaatataaataatattgAATCCTAGAAATGCAATAAAGACAACAGTACAGCATTGGCATAGTAAAGGAACAAAGCAATAAGAGGAGCCTTTGACGATTAGGAGGATTCAGACCAGTTTATATATTCCAGCTTATTAGCTTTGTGGATGTGCCTCCTCTTCATTTGCAAATGCTTGCTGAAGCCTGGTCTGGCCTTGAATTAAACAATGATCACGGACTATGTAGTTTGAGAGTGAATGAAATGAGCAGTCTTTACTCTTCATTCACGCAATTTCATAGGCGTAAGGCAGAGGCCCCTGCCCCGCCGTGCAGAAACATTACGTTAACAAGGAAAGAAGCCACATAAGTTGTATCTATATTGGCAACTAAATGAACCAACGTCATTAGATTTCAAAAAAGATCCAAATGGAAAGGTTACTAAATAAATGGAAAGCCGTATGTTGTATCTGTATGACTCTTCAACTGTAGTTATAGAAAGTATAATACTCTATAGGGTGATTTAGTATACTGTGAGTGGTTGTCAATGATGGAAAGGGTTTTGATGTATTACTGGTTTTATAACATCCTGGGTAAGCCACCACATCACAGTAATCGTTTCTACATTACAACGACAAACTCCTACTATTAATAATTTGGGTCGTATCATATCCATTTATTAACATGTtataaattaacacacacacacacacacacacacacacacacacacacacacacacacacacacgacttttcCAAGGACTAGAGTATATtgctcccttgagcaaggggatgggaTGTGAGGAGGTCCCTgctagtacccagagatcgacgtgGTGAACAGCACTTGTTTGtcggagggtacctgctggcaattaCGAGTCCAACAGGGCGGCGATGGGTGAGGGCGGGctatgggcgtggaggcgtggaggcagggtggtggcggcggggcgtgGGGTGCTGGGATGGGCGgggagtggggtggggggaggcaaCGGGCTGAtggagaggctggaggaggagccTATGAGGGGACACAGGTGTCAGGCTGGGCTGTTGGTGGATGGGGTGCAGCAGCGGTGTGCCTGGCGGCAGTATGTAGGGGTGCAGTAGGGCGTGTAGGGCAGTGGGGTGTGGCCTGAGGTCTTGTGGTGCAGGCTGGGGCCGTGGGACTGGTGTAGGAAGGGGCAGGTGGAGGCGTGGAGGCGTGCAGGTGGAGTAGGTCAAGTGGTGATAAGTGGCGGCTGCCACGGAGTGTGCAGGGGGCGGCCTTAGGGCAGGACAGTTTGGCAGGTTGCCCAGGGGGTGTTCTACGCCCATGAAGGAGTGGGACTTTCACGCCTGGCAGTTTTCTCTCGCTTCCTCCACTTGGCGCGACGGTTCTGGAACCACACCTGTAGGGAGAGAGGCTAATGGTTAGGCTGGGAGGGAGGCTGGCGAGGCGGTAATGCTTCTGCTGAACAACTGGCCAGACCCAATTTTGTCACCCTAAACAAACAACGCCGAGACTGAGCCACAGGGGAAGGTTCAGAGCAACACGTCACTGTCACCCTGGGTCTCGTCGCTTCGGGCAGGGGACAACCACGCGCCGAGTCACCTGGTTGGTGGCTGGAGTGTTTGCTGCGCTGAACGTGACACAGTGTCGAATAGGCTGTGTGTTGGCCCCGTGCTGAAGCCAAGCAGCGCTGCCTGTAGTAATTTTACGAAGCAGTGAGGAAAGACATCCTGTTCTTCTTACCATCTGCtgcatcacttttttttccatcctcgtctaaatccccctcctcccctgtctcgccccaccccgccccgccggaACACCCGTGTAACACTACCTCAGATGAGCCCTGCCAGACATGCCTCGTGTCGCCTCATTACTCCTCGCGCCGAACACAAACAAACTCGCAGGAGGAAGCAAAGTGGTGACACATGGACCATCTCGTGGCGACAACTCTAGACGAaacctaacccctcctcctcctcctcctcctgcggagCCCAGAGGAGATGGGTAAAAATAGCCTGTAGAAACGCATTAAGCCTTAGTTAATTGAGCTAACGACTTCATAATTGCCGCCAGACTCTATGTTGTGTCAGCGGCCACTGGAGGGATGAGCAGGGATTCTCACccactcacttcctcttctttctcctccgtcttttcctccacctccacctccccctccccacctcccttccccttcctcaccatgTCCTCATCGCACTTTTCACCCCAAAAAGCACTGGTTGCGGATAGTTATAACCTCTCTCTATAGGACTTTCCCGACAAGCTTCTTCCGAGATAAGTCTTGCTGAGGGTACCGACAGAGCTCACACCGAGGCGATCATACATCGTGAAAAGGGGAGAGTAAGATCAAGGAGCTGAATAAGAAAGGTAGCAAGATAAGCCAAGCGGACACCAAGAAGAAAAGGTACAGAAAGTGTGACGGGAATGCCATCCGTGAACGAGGTAAAGAAAACATCAGAATAACGCAGTAAGAGAAAATATGTGATAAAGAATATgacgaagaataaagaaatatgaaagaaaggcagaaaagagaaagatgaagactgACGGctcgagaaagaaaagaggataataaaatgaaaatactaTCACAgctgtaaagagaaagaaaacatatgaatagaggaaggaaagaagaaagaaaataaaaaagaaaatacaaagagacAGACGgctcaagaaaacaaagaaagaagagcaaaagaagataacaagaaaaacaacaaacggACGactcaaagaaggaaagaaaaaagaagaaaaagaagaaaaatcaagaagAGACAGACGGCtcaaggaagcaaagaaagaagagaaaaagaagaaaaagaagaaaaaacagaacaaacagcgactcaaaaaaagaaagaagaaagtgaaaatagaaaaaaaacattaaaaagaaatTCAGATATACGCCTCGAGGAAGaatagaagcaagaaaaaaaaaaaaaaaaaacagaaaaacagacagacataaaaagaggaaaaagaagaagaaaaaggaaggaaagaaggaaggaaagaagaaaggaaagaaagcacaaAAAGATGgatcaaagggaaaaaaaagaaagaagaggaaaaacaggaaatccaaacaaaaagaaagatgaacagacagaaggaaaaaagaagaaaaagagaaggaaataggaaggataaaaaaaaaagatt
Above is a genomic segment from Eriocheir sinensis breed Jianghai 21 unplaced genomic scaffold, ASM2467909v1 Scaffold1446, whole genome shotgun sequence containing:
- the LOC126990094 gene encoding uncharacterized protein LOC126990094, producing MGVEHPLGNLPNCPALRPPPAHSVAAATYHHLTYSTCTPPRLHLPLPTPVPRPQPAPQDLRPHPTALHALLHPYILPPGTPLLHPIHQQPSLTPVSPHRLLLQPLHQPVASPHPTPRPSQHPTPRRHHPASTPPRP